GGATAAAGAGCCAGATTTCGCTGTTTTTCTCCCAATGATTTTCCGTTGTGAGATAAAGTTACTTTATCACAATTGCTGAAAACGCTGATGGTTCTTGGTGTATTTTGAGGTCCTTGACGTTCTGTCCAAGTATGCGATTCGATGTACGCAAAAGGCTCTTTTGCCCAATAACTTTTGAAAACATAATACGCATCTTTTGGGACTCCGTTTCGGTCTGTAAGTCCTTTTTGATTCATATACGGAATATCATCTTCCGGACGTAAGGGCGTTGCAAAATCTTTAAATGCCCATTGAATATTTCCCACAAACGTTGGGTCATTCTCGGATATATGCAGATGCCAGTCAAACAAATCAACAATATAATTTTCGCTCCAGTCGCCAATTTGAGCTATGTTTGCGACTTTCGTCTGAACAATCGCTTCTTCCCAACCTTCGGCTTTTATGACATTTTCTCCTGTAACCGGATTTTCGCTGTGGCGGCCAACATGGCTATCTCCGCCATATTCGGCATGAATAAAATGTTTGTATTCTTTCTTGTACACGTCAATTGCTTTTTGATAACTTTTGTAACTTCCAGAATACCAGCCTGACCAAATAGAAGGCGAGAAGACATCCACGATATGCGAACCTTCATAATATTTTCTGATTGCCGTTTTTCTCGTCGGGTCTAGTTTGTGTGCAATATCATTCAATTCTGTTAAAAATGCATTTGTCTTTTCGGCATTATCTCCGTCTGGAAAATCGGGAAGCCAGTTGATCTCATTTCCTAAAGACCAGATAATAATACTTGGATGATTGTAATTTTGATTGATGATTTCTTCCAGCATATTTTTGGCATTGGTTTTCCAAACCTCATTTCCAATTCCGCCGCGGCACCACGGCAATTCATCCCAAACCAACAAACCTAATTCGTCGCAGGCTTTATACACTTCTGGATCTTGCGGATAATGTGCCAATCGCACAAAATTGGCACCCATTTCTTTTATCGATTTCATGTCAGCCCAATGCTGTTCGTTGGTCATCGCCGCGCCAACTCCGGCTTGTTCTTCATGACGATGTGTGCCACGAATTAGGAGACGTTTTCCGTTAAGGTAAAAAGGGCCATGGTCTTTAAACTCAAACCATCTGAAACCTACTTTCTCGGTAATGCTGTCTTTTAATTGATTTTTTTCAGATAAAGAAGCCGTCAGTTTATATAAATTTGGTTTTTCGGTATCCCAAAGCTCTGGGTTTTTGATGTTTTCGAAAGTAATGGTTGCAGTTTTAGCTGAAACTGGAATCGTTTTACTAGCTACTTTTTTGCCTTTCGGATTTTTTAAAGTGATCGTTAAGGATAACTCTTTTGCATTATCAGCATTTACGATAGAAGAAATAACTTGCACCGAAGCTTTTTTAGCCGAAACTTCTGGAGTTGTAATTTTTATATTGTCGATATGATTTTTGTATTTCGAAACCAACCAAACATCACGTGTAATTCCTCCATAAATAAAGAAATCGCTTTTTTGAGATGGAATAATTTCGATATCATAACTATTATCCACGCGAACAAAAATGTCGTTGTTTCCTTCTTTGATTAATTTTGTAATATCGATCGAAAAGCCAATGTAACCGCCAATATGCGATCCGGCTTCTTTTCCGTTTACATAGACTTTAGTAGTTACGTTTGATCCTTCAAAATACAAGGAATAAACCTGATTTTGATCGATTTTAGGAATATTGAGTTTCTTTTGGTACCAACTTGCATCGCGTCGGTAACCAGGCATTAAATCAGTTGCATCTTCTGCATTCCAAGTGTGAGGTAAATTTAATGAAACCCAATTGGAAGCTTTTTGTGCTTCGTTGAGGTTAGAAGTATGATTTTCTAAATAAAGCCAATTGTCGTTAATGTTCATTTTTGTCTGAGCAAAACTGCTGCTCAGACAAATCTGAAACAAAACAAAAAGCGCAAAAATTGAAAAAGTTTTATTCGGTTTATTCATAGGTACAAAGGTTCATAGTTACAAAGGTTTAAAGGTTTTTCTGGTTCAAAGGTCCAAAACCTTTGTTACTTTGAACCTTTGAGCCTTTGCATCTTTATTAAAGCTTCCAAAAAATAATAATCGGCATAGATTATTGGTTCGTCGATTTCGTCGTGTTTTGGCCAGTTTCCGGTGCTGTGATCGAATAGGAATGGTGCTTTAATTTTTGTATCCAAAATATATTGATCGGTCTGCACTGAAGCCATTAGTTTATCAGCGAAAGCCAAATAACTTTTGTTCTTGGTATAAGTATACAATTCGTATAATCCTGATGCCATAACCATTGCGGCAGAAACGTCACGAGGAGCATTTGGAATGCTTGGGTCTTTTAAATCCCAATACGGAATTCCGTCTTCTGGCAGGTTTTTATTGGTCATAAAAAACTTTGCCGTTCCTTCGGCTTGTTTTAAATATGCTGGGTCTTTTGTGTAACGATACGACATGGTAAATCCGTAAACTGCCCAAGCCTGACCGCGCGCCCAAACCGAATCGTCATTGTAACCCTGAAGTGTTGTTTTCTTTCTCACTTCACCTGTAGTCGGATTATAGTCGATTACGTGATAGCAAGAATTGTCTTCTCTAAATTGATTTTTTAAAGTAGTATTGGCATGTTGAATCGCAACATCACGGTATTTTGGATTTCCAGATATTTTAGAGGCTTCAAACAGCAATTCTAAATTCATCATATTGTCGATGATTACAGGAAAATCCCAGATCTCTTTATTGAAATCCCAAGAACGTATAGAACCCACTTTTGGATTAAACCTTGTGCATAAAGTTTCTGCGCCTTTCACAATTACCGCTTCGTATTCTTTTTTGTTTTCCACTTTTAGAGCTTCTCCAAAACTGCAAAACACTTTAAAACCTACGTCATGCGAATTGCTGTTAACGCTTTCCTTTTTGCTGAAAGGAGTCCATTTTTGAGCTTGTTCTTTGTATTTTGAATCGCCTGTTAATCGGTACAATTGCCAAAGGTTTCCAGCGAAGAAACCACTTGTCCAATCTCTAGACGGCACTTTGCGAATCTCAAGGGTTTTGGTATTCATACTTCTCGGCATCGACATTGAATCTGCTGGATAATCGAGCAGCATTTTGTAACGCGTTTCTAGTTTTTCAGCCGCTGCTGATGCGGTTTTGGTTTGAGGGTTAATCCCAGGCTTGCATGCCGTTACCAGCGATGCAAAGCCTAGAATTAAAGAAATGAAATTAACATTCGTCATATTAAAATAATATATATTATGATGTTTGGATGCTGATTGGACGTATTCGCTATAACAAAAACGCGGATTTGAACGGATTTTTTATTGCGTTGCGTATAATTGGTTTCACGCAGATTCTAAAAGATTTTAGCAGAGAACGCAGATTTAGTTTTCCCGCAGATTTGGCAGATTAAGCAGATCTAATTACAATCAATGCATAGTAAATGAAATAAAAAATCTCCAAAATCTGCGAGAGAATATTTTTAAACGCATTTTAAAAATATCTATCTAAATCTGCTTTAATCTGAAAAATCTGCGTGAAATAAAAAAACGTTTGAATCCGTGTCTTATATCCATTATTAATAACCAGGATTATTCGGTTTTAAATTCGGATTAATGGCCAATTCTGTTCCCGGTAATGGCCATAAATAATCTTTTTCAGGATTAAAATTGGCATGCGGTTCTAGACCATTCGGACCAAATACTTCAGGTCCATTTTTGAGTCTTTTGATATCGTACCATCTTATATATTCAAAAGCCAGTTCTAATCTTCTTTCGTCGATTACCATTTTTTTGAAATCGGCTTTCGACAATCCCGGAGTAACATTTGCAGGGAAAGAAACTTGTTTTCCGGCTTTGTTTCTCGCTCTAGCACGAACGCGGTTTACATAACCATCGGCTTCTGTTGTTCCCGGATTAATTTCATTTAAAGCTTCGGCAGCCGTTAATAAAACTTCTGCATAACGCATTGTGATGTAATTGTGCTGCGAAGTTCTTCCGTTTGCACCTGCTTTACCCGGAAAACGGAAGTATTTTGCAATGTGGGGACGTGGCGCTTTTTCGTTGTCACTTGAAGGATAAACCTGAAGTGATCCGCCCGGACCTGTTTTCTTTCTAATAATCGTATCAAAACTTACGGCTCTTCTGTAATCTCTTTGATCCCAAGTGTTGAATACTTTTAAAGAAGGAACGGCAACAGAAAATCCTTGTCCATAACTGTAACTGTCATCTTTTAAAGATCCTGTAAAAAATGCCGTGTAATCCTGACCGTAATTTCCTGATGTTAAGTTATTAAAATCTATTGTAAATAATGGTTCTTTTAATGAAGCCGCTTTTGTAGCATTAAATAAATCCTGAAAATCAGCATCTAAACCTAAACCAAATTTGGCTTCGTTGGTAATCACATATTTGGCTTCGTCATACGCTTTTTGATACTGGCCTAAAGTTAAATAAACCGAAGCCAAATAACCAGCTGCAGTACCTTTTCCGGGAACTGCTTTTACTTTTGGTTTGTCGTCTAACCATTGTTTTGCAAATTCTAAATCGGCAATGATTTTCGGATATACTTCTGCTTCTTTGGTTCTTTTTAAAGAGTTTACCTGAGAAACATCATTTACCACAAAATCAATGTACGGAATATCGCCAAACAAACGTACTAAATGATAATACGTAAAAGCTCTTGCAAAATAAGCCTGCGCTACAATGGCGTTTACTTTTGCGGGATCTCCCGGTGTTT
This is a stretch of genomic DNA from Flavobacterium endoglycinae. It encodes these proteins:
- a CDS encoding RagB/SusD family nutrient uptake outer membrane protein, with the protein product MKIYIAFLCFGTLAFFSCSDLEEKPTGIIRPENFFNNTDDLQAAVNGAFANIAHNNYWGREFTIALMLRDDMADIGDRTTQAARIDVNDMNMNDTNALVANFWPQSYVIITAANQAIEGAKKTPGDPAKVNAIVAQAYFARAFTYYHLVRLFGDIPYIDFVVNDVSQVNSLKRTKEAEVYPKIIADLEFAKQWLDDKPKVKAVPGKGTAAGYLASVYLTLGQYQKAYDEAKYVITNEAKFGLGLDADFQDLFNATKAASLKEPLFTIDFNNLTSGNYGQDYTAFFTGSLKDDSYSYGQGFSVAVPSLKVFNTWDQRDYRRAVSFDTIIRKKTGPGGSLQVYPSSDNEKAPRPHIAKYFRFPGKAGANGRTSQHNYITMRYAEVLLTAAEALNEINPGTTEADGYVNRVRARARNKAGKQVSFPANVTPGLSKADFKKMVIDERRLELAFEYIRWYDIKRLKNGPEVFGPNGLEPHANFNPEKDYLWPLPGTELAINPNLKPNNPGY
- a CDS encoding glycoside hydrolase family 2 protein — translated: MNINDNWLYLENHTSNLNEAQKASNWVSLNLPHTWNAEDATDLMPGYRRDASWYQKKLNIPKIDQNQVYSLYFEGSNVTTKVYVNGKEAGSHIGGYIGFSIDITKLIKEGNNDIFVRVDNSYDIEIIPSQKSDFFIYGGITRDVWLVSKYKNHIDNIKITTPEVSAKKASVQVISSIVNADNAKELSLTITLKNPKGKKVASKTIPVSAKTATITFENIKNPELWDTEKPNLYKLTASLSEKNQLKDSITEKVGFRWFEFKDHGPFYLNGKRLLIRGTHRHEEQAGVGAAMTNEQHWADMKSIKEMGANFVRLAHYPQDPEVYKACDELGLLVWDELPWCRGGIGNEVWKTNAKNMLEEIINQNYNHPSIIIWSLGNEINWLPDFPDGDNAEKTNAFLTELNDIAHKLDPTRKTAIRKYYEGSHIVDVFSPSIWSGWYSGSYKSYQKAIDVYKKEYKHFIHAEYGGDSHVGRHSENPVTGENVIKAEGWEEAIVQTKVANIAQIGDWSENYIVDLFDWHLHISENDPTFVGNIQWAFKDFATPLRPEDDIPYMNQKGLTDRNGVPKDAYYVFKSYWAKEPFAYIESHTWTERQGPQNTPRTISVFSNCDKVTLSHNGKSLGEKQRNLALYPANGLTWDVNFAKGENVLIAVGKTKEGKTVSDTLKVNYRFNKNDTAVSLQLSSEKLKNGNYLVTAIAIDNNNLRCLDYEASVYFQCLKGGKTLKNQGTPTGSESIRMANGKASIEVIPDGSNTPIEMTALNQSFKGEYLKIPVE
- a CDS encoding glycoside hydrolase family 88 protein, giving the protein MTNVNFISLILGFASLVTACKPGINPQTKTASAAAEKLETRYKMLLDYPADSMSMPRSMNTKTLEIRKVPSRDWTSGFFAGNLWQLYRLTGDSKYKEQAQKWTPFSKKESVNSNSHDVGFKVFCSFGEALKVENKKEYEAVIVKGAETLCTRFNPKVGSIRSWDFNKEIWDFPVIIDNMMNLELLFEASKISGNPKYRDVAIQHANTTLKNQFREDNSCYHVIDYNPTTGEVRKKTTLQGYNDDSVWARGQAWAVYGFTMSYRYTKDPAYLKQAEGTAKFFMTNKNLPEDGIPYWDLKDPSIPNAPRDVSAAMVMASGLYELYTYTKNKSYLAFADKLMASVQTDQYILDTKIKAPFLFDHSTGNWPKHDEIDEPIIYADYYFLEALIKMQRLKGSK